A genomic segment from Juglans regia cultivar Chandler chromosome 14, Walnut 2.0, whole genome shotgun sequence encodes:
- the LOC109002354 gene encoding probable protein phosphatase 2C 25, which translates to MSCSVAVSNSPVFSPSASLFYNKNSILSPSHEAITLTLTHLKPSSSSSSSSLSSPSSPSSPFRLRFPKPPSGFSSSSVSASGMSSSSSTSPSTVLKRKRPTKLDIPVAPLSFSVPATPSAAAREVLEEEGDGYSVYCKRGRREAMEDRYSAVLNVEGDSKQAFFGVFDGHGGAKAAEFAAENLDKNIIDEVTRSDENAIEEAVKQGYLNTDSDFLKEDIRGGSCCVTAFIRKGNLVVSHAGDCRAVMSRRGASEALTSDHRPSREDERDRIETLGGYVDFCHGTWRIQGSLAVSRGIGDQHLKQWVTAEPDTKVLRITPEYEFLILASDGLWDKVGNQEAVDIARPLCMGIHKPEPLIACKKLVDLSVSRGSSDDISVMLIQLGRYL; encoded by the exons atgtCTTGCTCCGTTGCAGTTTCGAACTCTCCGGTATTCTCACCCTCCGCCTCTTTGTTCTATAATAAGAACTCGATACTTTCACCCTCCCATGAAGCGATAACCCTAACCTTAACACACCTAAAACCATCATCTTCTTCGTCTTCCTCTTCTTTGTCTTCTCCTTCATCCCCGTCTTCACCTTTTAGGCTTCGGTTTCCCAAGCCACCGAGtgggttttcttcttcttcggttTCGGCTTCTGGGATGTCCTCATCGTCGTCCACGTCGCCGAGTACGGTGCTGAAGAGGAAGAGGCCGACGAAGCTTGATATTCCGGTGGCTCCTTTGAGTTTTTCTGTTCCGGCTACGCCGTCCGCGGCAGCGAGGGAAGTGCTGGAGGAAGAGGGGGATGGGTATTCTGTGTATTGCAAAAGAGGGAGGCGAGAGGCTATGGAGGACCGATACTCGGCTGTGCTTAACGTTGAGGGAGATTCCAAACAG GCTTTCTTTGGTGTATTTGATGGGCATGGAGGTGCAAAAGCTGCCGAGTTTGCGGCAGAAAACTTGGATAAGAACATAATAGATGAAGTGACGAGAAGTGATGAAAATGCAATTGAGGAGGCAGTCAAGCAAGGATACCTGAACACAGACTCTGATTTCTTGAAAGAGGATATACGTGGTGGCTCATGCTGTGTGACAGCTTTTATCAGGAAAGGGAACCTAGTTGTATCTCATGCTGGTGACTGTCGTGCTGTTATGAGCAGACGTGGTGCTTCTGAGGCTTTGACCTCTGATCATCGTCCTTCAAGGGAAGACGAAAGGGACAGAATCGAGACCTTG ggtGGGTATGTTGATTTTTGTCATGGTACATGGAGAATACAGGGTTCTCTGGCTGTGTCTAGGGGTATTGGCGATCAACACCTTAAGCAATGGGTAACAGCAGAGCCAGATACAAAAGTTCTTAGAATCACACCCGAGTACGAGTTCTTGATCTTAGCATCAGATGGTTTATGGGATAAG GTCGGTAATCAAGAAGCAGTAGATATTGCTCGTCCTTTGTGCATGGGCATCCATAAACCAGAACCATTGATTGCCTGTAAAAAGCTTGTAGACCTTTCTGTTTCACGAGGCTCTTCTGATGATATTAGTGTGATGCTGATCCAATTGGGACGCTATCTTTGA